A region of Pan troglodytes isolate AG18354 chromosome 23, NHGRI_mPanTro3-v2.0_pri, whole genome shotgun sequence DNA encodes the following proteins:
- the SLC25A1 gene encoding tricarboxylate transport protein, mitochondrial isoform X2 — protein sequence MPAPRAPRALAAAAPASGKAKLTHPGKAILAGGLAGGIEICITFPTEYVKTQLQLDERSHPPRYRGIGDCVRQTVRSHGVLGLYRGLSSLLYGSIPKAAVRFGMFEFLSNHMRDAQGRLDSTRGLLCGLGAGVAEAVVVVCPMETIKVKFIHDQTSPNPKYRGFFHGVREIVREQGLKGTYQGLTATVLKQGSNQAIRFFVMTSLRNWYRGDNPNKPMNPLITGVFGAIAGAASVFGNTPLDVIKTRMQGLEAHKYRNTWDCGLQILRKEGLKAFYKGTVPRLGRVCLDVAIVFVIYDEVVKLLNKVWKTD from the exons ATgcccgcgccccgcgccccgcgcGCTCTGGCGGCCGCCGCGCCCGCGTCCGGGAAGGCCAAGCTGACGCACCCGGGGAAGGCGATCCTGGCAG GCGGCCTGGCGGGTGGCATCGAGATCTGCATCACTTTCCCCACCGAGTACGTGAAGACGCAGCTGCAGCTGGACGAGCGCTCGCACCCGCCGCGGTACCGGGGCATCG GGGACTGCGTGCGGCAGACGGTTCGCAGCCATGGCGTCCTGGGCCTGTACCGCGGCCTTAGCTCCCTGCTCTACGGCTCCATCCCCAAGGCGGCCGTCAG GTTTGGAATGTTCGAGTTCCTCAGCAACCACATGCGGGATGCCCAGGGACGGCTGGACAGCACGCGTGGGCTGCTGTGCGGCCTGGGCGCTGGCGTGGCCGAGGCCGTGGTGGTCGTGTGCCCCATGGAGACCATCAAG GTGAAGTTCATCCACGACCAGACCTCCCCAAACCCCAAGTACAGAGGATTCTTCCACGGGGTTAGGGAGATTGTGCGGGAACAAG GGCTGAAGGGGACGTACCAGGGCCTCACAGCCACTGTCCTGAAGCAGGGCTCGAACCAGGCCATCCGCTTCTTCGTCATGACCTCCCTGCGCAACTGGTACCGAG GGGACAACCCCAACAAGCCCATGAACCCTCTGATCACTGGGGTCTTCGGAGCTATTGCAGGCGCAGCCAGTGTCTTTGGAAACACTCCTCTGGATGTGATTAAGACCCGGATGCAG GGCCTGGAGGCGCACAAATACCGGAACACGTGGGACTGCGGCTTGCAGATCCTGAGGAAGGAGGGGCTCAAGGC ATTCTACAAGGGCACTGTCCCCCGCCTGGGCCGGGTCTGCCTGGATGTGGCCATAGTGTTTGTCATCTATGATGAAGTGGTGAAGCTGCTCAACAAAGTGTGGAAGACGGACTAA
- the SLC25A1 gene encoding tricarboxylate transport protein, mitochondrial isoform X3: MFEFLSNHMRDAQGRLDSTRGLLCGLGAGVAEAVVVVCPMETIKVKFIHDQTSPNPKYRGFFHGVREIVREQGLKGTYQGLTATVLKQGSNQAIRFFVMTSLRNWYRGDNPNKPMNPLITGVFGAIAGAASVFGNTPLDVIKTRMQGLEAHKYRNTWDCGLQILRKEGLKAFYKGTVPRLGRVCLDVAIVFVIYDEVVKLLNKVWKTD, translated from the exons ATGTTCGAGTTCCTCAGCAACCACATGCGGGATGCCCAGGGACGGCTGGACAGCACGCGTGGGCTGCTGTGCGGCCTGGGCGCTGGCGTGGCCGAGGCCGTGGTGGTCGTGTGCCCCATGGAGACCATCAAG GTGAAGTTCATCCACGACCAGACCTCCCCAAACCCCAAGTACAGAGGATTCTTCCACGGGGTTAGGGAGATTGTGCGGGAACAAG GGCTGAAGGGGACGTACCAGGGCCTCACAGCCACTGTCCTGAAGCAGGGCTCGAACCAGGCCATCCGCTTCTTCGTCATGACCTCCCTGCGCAACTGGTACCGAG GGGACAACCCCAACAAGCCCATGAACCCTCTGATCACTGGGGTCTTCGGAGCTATTGCAGGCGCAGCCAGTGTCTTTGGAAACACTCCTCTGGATGTGATTAAGACCCGGATGCAG GGCCTGGAGGCGCACAAATACCGGAACACGTGGGACTGCGGCTTGCAGATCCTGAGGAAGGAGGGGCTCAAGGC ATTCTACAAGGGCACTGTCCCCCGCCTGGGCCGGGTCTGCCTGGATGTGGCCATAGTGTTTGTCATCTATGATGAAGTGGTGAAGCTGCTCAACAAAGTGTGGAAGACGGACTAA
- the SLC25A1 gene encoding tricarboxylate transport protein, mitochondrial isoform X1, with protein MFSAALARRPRRPKSGTGEGPERQRPGGGLRSGFPVPAGGLAGGIEICITFPTEYVKTQLQLDERSHPPRYRGIGDCVRQTVRSHGVLGLYRGLSSLLYGSIPKAAVRFGMFEFLSNHMRDAQGRLDSTRGLLCGLGAGVAEAVVVVCPMETIKVKFIHDQTSPNPKYRGFFHGVREIVREQGLKGTYQGLTATVLKQGSNQAIRFFVMTSLRNWYRGDNPNKPMNPLITGVFGAIAGAASVFGNTPLDVIKTRMQGLEAHKYRNTWDCGLQILRKEGLKAFYKGTVPRLGRVCLDVAIVFVIYDEVVKLLNKVWKTD; from the exons ATGTTCTCCGCGGCACTGGCGCGGCGGCCGCGCCGACCAAAGTCCGGGACGGGGGAGGGGCCCGAGCGCCAGCGGCCGGGCGGGGGTCTCAGGAGCGGGTTCCCGGTCCCTGCAGGCGGCCTGGCGGGTGGCATCGAGATCTGCATCACTTTCCCCACCGAGTACGTGAAGACGCAGCTGCAGCTGGACGAGCGCTCGCACCCGCCGCGGTACCGGGGCATCG GGGACTGCGTGCGGCAGACGGTTCGCAGCCATGGCGTCCTGGGCCTGTACCGCGGCCTTAGCTCCCTGCTCTACGGCTCCATCCCCAAGGCGGCCGTCAG GTTTGGAATGTTCGAGTTCCTCAGCAACCACATGCGGGATGCCCAGGGACGGCTGGACAGCACGCGTGGGCTGCTGTGCGGCCTGGGCGCTGGCGTGGCCGAGGCCGTGGTGGTCGTGTGCCCCATGGAGACCATCAAG GTGAAGTTCATCCACGACCAGACCTCCCCAAACCCCAAGTACAGAGGATTCTTCCACGGGGTTAGGGAGATTGTGCGGGAACAAG GGCTGAAGGGGACGTACCAGGGCCTCACAGCCACTGTCCTGAAGCAGGGCTCGAACCAGGCCATCCGCTTCTTCGTCATGACCTCCCTGCGCAACTGGTACCGAG GGGACAACCCCAACAAGCCCATGAACCCTCTGATCACTGGGGTCTTCGGAGCTATTGCAGGCGCAGCCAGTGTCTTTGGAAACACTCCTCTGGATGTGATTAAGACCCGGATGCAG GGCCTGGAGGCGCACAAATACCGGAACACGTGGGACTGCGGCTTGCAGATCCTGAGGAAGGAGGGGCTCAAGGC ATTCTACAAGGGCACTGTCCCCCGCCTGGGCCGGGTCTGCCTGGATGTGGCCATAGTGTTTGTCATCTATGATGAAGTGGTGAAGCTGCTCAACAAAGTGTGGAAGACGGACTAA